From the genome of Nicotiana tabacum cultivar K326 chromosome 17, ASM71507v2, whole genome shotgun sequence:
CGCCCACCCATATCCCCCCATCCTACACCTGATCTCCCACCCCCACCCTAAGTAGAAATATTATTGAGAGTAccttcttttcatgttatagatagagtATTTTCTATCTATAACATAGAAAGTATGGGAATTTCGGGAATAAAAAATATTcttactctctaaccaaacactaaaaaatattttcactcaacaaccaaataagaaaaaataagtgataaaaccattcatttttcaaggaaaatattttccatacCAAACACACTCAAAATCGCGGACCGAAAAAAAACCAGTAGAGAGAGATATGTATGCCATAGACACACCCCAAGTCAGAAGACATGGTCAAAAGTTGCTCAATACCCATTACACATGACTTCAACCCTGAGCAGTAGCAACATCTCAAGTTCTAGAAGTATTACAACTTTTATCATAATATTTATTTGATAAATAAATTActttaaattatttgaaagtcctagGGACATGAGACAACAGTACATATGTCAACTGCCTTAGCACAAAAATCGAATAACATAGAGGACTGTCGAAGGGTTAAACTAAAATATTCCATCATTTGCGTTGTCTCCTACTATTTGGTGAATATAGCCAACTCTAAGGCCACTTAAAACTCTTAAAACTCTTAAAACTTTCGGAATGGTATCAAGATGGTATTACCACTAGGAATCGATAGAGAACAATTAAACTATGATACACATTTAGACAAAATCGCTCACTCATAGCTGTTGGGCCCGGGCTTAGTCCGGGCATAACCTCACTAGTATGATATAGATTTCTTAATATTTGACTGCTCCCACTTCAATAGGTAAAGACTCCCGAAGATGACAATAGCATGGATATATTAGTATTGAAAATTTTAATCTTTACGTAGACATTAGTCACAAATATGAAGCTGATACTTGCCAACGGTTTGACCGAGACACCCTACTATATTAGCCCAGACACTACAATGGATAAATCAAAGGCCCTTAAGGATTTATTACTGTGTGAAAATTCTTCTTTGCCTTCTACACTATATTTTTCTATCTATCTAATGTCATAAGAGTTGAAAAAAGGAAGAAACCAACTAATGGAAGCTTCTGAATACAGCTGCATTGAGATTGAGATTGAGCTGAAGTTCACCAAGATTAACtaacttttgatattttattcTTATTGCTCAAAGTGTACAACAATATAGTCCTAGAACTAATacaacaaatttcttcttttatGGCCTTCGAGCCAGGTCGTCCCACCATTCAGCATTTTCCTCATCTACCGCACCTTGATCTTCACCAAACTAGCAGCCGTCATTATGTTCGAATTCAATACCTTGGTACCTGCAACATAGCTTCACTCTCCCCACCCCCATCGCACCTCTGCAATGGAGCGTGGAGAGCCACCAAAAAACAAGGAAAAGGATTTTGTTCTGGTGACTACACTTTCACATCAGCAGGGTAGGCAGCAGAGGAACTCAATtgggtaaagaaaaaaaaactaggcATAACCTTTCGAATTACAATCGGAGACATGCATCATGACATCAAGGACTTGTTTAGTATTTAGATGGCAACCTCCAaagaaatatatatttaaatccaaaaaataaaactttAGACTGAGACGGGTGAGAACTTTGTTTCTGACACATCTACTTTCCAATTTGGAAATACTTTTTAAAAGTGATTACAACATGTGACCTTAACCAAGAAATTGGTATGTTCCATAATCCTTTTGACTACGAATTAAATCTAATACAATTCCAGGAACATTGCTCAAGCAGCGCCAATGAAAGATGAAAATAGGAACTTGTTTCCAATAGCATGTCGAAATCACAACAAAACTAATTCTATGCCCTCATGCCAACCAGGATAGACCACAGACCATAGCAGGAATACATATCCATCTTGATTTCAATTTTCAAAGAACAAGCAATCACTTTCTGATTATGTATAGGAATTTAACAGGCATCATCACCACTTAGATTCAATAATAGATCTCAAATACAGTGCAAGCAATGAACAGGAACCACCAAATAAGCTGAAAACAGATCCAGTATGCTTGAGAAATGGTGAAAACCAAAACTATGACATAAACGACACATGTTCAATTTGGAGCAAGTACAAAGCTAGTATTAGGTTCAATCTAACACAAATCCTGGAAACAGCAACAGCATAGTTATGTAGACAGGATTCTGCTAAGCTCGAGTCACTGATACATCAAACCACCCCTATCACccacaagacaacacacacagaGACACTTGCATTACGTGTGTGTTAACCCGCGACTGACTTCACACTATCTCCCTTTCCCAAGTTCGCCCACAAAAGAAAACAAGGAAATTAGGAGAGGAAGAAAAGTAACAAGGATCTTCAGATGGTAGAACAATATTGATAATGACAATAATTCCCCAAATATAAGTGGATATTTTCCTGGAGTATATTCCAATAATTCCAAACAAGGTGGATTTAAAGGAACGGCAAACTAgagttttcattttcttcttttcggTTTTGATAAGTAATAGCTATGCCACTGGTTATTGAGACAGCTAAAAAATGCAGGCAAATTGGCAAACAGCATAGATTTTGGTTCTTGATATCACATGACATTTGCAAGTTTCCAGTCTCCCCAACACCAGTTCAGATGTTTACGGACATAATTCTAATAAAAACAATATGCATATATTGCCCTTGCTTCAGATTATTGATTCAAATCAGTGACTGACAGCATCAAAAAAGACCCCTCTCTTCACTAGTTATTGAGACAACTAGAAAATGCAGTCAAACGGTGTTCATTTTAGAACTTACTACCACAAAACTTTTGTGCTTCTCAATCTTCCCATCACTGCTCCAGATATGTATGAATTAgtattgtttttattttaaaatactaaaaattaaaaCAATATAGAGATTTTGTTTGCATCGAATATTTTGTTTCAGATCATCAAATATAAAGATCCCTCATAGTCTACATATAAAAAAGCTAAGCCAATAATGGCTATCATATAACATGATAGAAGACCTAGAAGAACTCCATATTCTCCAGATCATTTAAAAAGATTGCCAGATAGGAAACATACAAGAAACAGGAAGTACGGGTAATATTAGATAGCAAAACTGACATCAATCCACAATGCACTAATCAAAAGATACAGCAATTTTTAAAGTAACCTAGTCCTAACTTGAATCTAGCAAATAGTAACTAACAGCCACACATAGGAGCAGATAGGTGAAGCAGCAACAGATGTACAGCAGTCCATGGCAACAAAGATTTCAGAGTCTGCAATCAGGAAATCAGCACAACCATTTAAAGCATGTTGCGTCCAAGAAGCTCTCAATACACCTGAACAGATATCCATGTACAATTCAATCATTCAAGATTCCAACATATAAATCTTCTTGTGGGCAAACATTTGTAAGCAAATTACTTTCAAAGTACAGGGGACATAAACCACACTAAACAGCATAATGAATCAAGCTATAAGGGGTTCTACAGAAGATGAATTGGATAAGTGCAAATAGATCCACTTACACCCCATGGGAAAACGAACTCTTGTTACTAGAAGcagaaaaatcacaagaaatatcAGACAAAATTCAACAGATATGCCAAGAGCCCCAGACGAACAATGGTAAGCCAATGAACTGGGATTTTCCAATCTGTAGTCCCTGGTCCAAATGCtaaacacacatacacacacacccAAAAAAAGAGATCTTTGTAGAAttcagaataaaagatagagatttTACCCAAAAAGAACACACAATGATTACCAAACAGTCACTcacaattttttctttaaaaaaaatagacaGAGAAATGGCAGAATTTTGTCCTCCTAGACAAATCATAAACCAGGCACTCCTACAAAATATTTAAACTACAAAAAAAATGTTGGTAAACCAAGACTCATTAGATAGTTGCTAAACAAATATAGGCATCAAAAAATACTAAGTAAAAGGCAGCATATTATCACGAATACATGTaaacaaacaaactgaaagatTACCTCAGTAGTATGGGGGCATGCCCTGGTACATCCCACCTGGTGGAACCCTGGCCACTGCTCCTCCTGGTTGTGGTACCTGTGAGGGATAACCCGACTGTAATCCATAACTACCACCATCTGGATAACCTCCTGAACTAGGCATTCCAGCAGAGCTTTGTGGCATCCTGTAACCAGCATTTCCAAGTCCACCACTGTAATCCCCTGCACCACCACCATAGCCACCAGCGCCAGCATATCCACCAGCACTGCCAGTAAAAGAACCCGGTCCCTGGTTTCCATATCCAGGTCCAACAGGAtgtggattctgatgtgccaccATTCCAGGCTGAGGCGGTGGCTGCTGCATTCCTGGACCAGGCCCACCTGAATACCCAGGATACGGACCCAACCCGCTTACAGGAACACCATAATTAGAACCAGGAATCGATCCAACCCTATCATCACCAGGCATTCCTGTAGGATGTCCAGTATTGGGCATTCCACCAGGCCCCATATTATGCTGGGGCTTCCCCTTCTTATTATCCGTCGCCAATTTGCACAACACCTGATGTCCATCAATCGTCTTCACAGGATCAACTAAAGACGCCCTTGCTCCTTCCTCAGTCTTGTACACAAAAAACGCAAAGCCTTTTGCCTTTCCAGTCTGTTTATCAAATCCCAAAGGCCCCTCTTCAATCTCTCCGTACATGGAAAAGTGATTCAAAAGCTTCTCAGACGTAATCTCAAATGGAACATTACCAACATAGATCTTCCTAAGCGCCACATCAGCAGACTGTGAATTCCCCGAATTACCTGCAGCTGCTAGCTGTGTCACCGTAATACGGCCATCAATTTTCTTGTTGGGCTCCTTTAAAGCAAGAATCGACGCATCCACATGCTTGAAAGTTACAAAACCATAGCCTTTTGATTTCTGCGAGGCCTTGTCGGTTATAACTATGGCCTCGTCGAGTTCTCCGTATGCAGAAAAAACCTGTTTGAGCTTGTCGGTGGTGGTCTCCCAACCAAGACCACGGACAAAAAGCTTGCGCTGAGAGACATCGGCATCGGCGATGGAACGAACAGCTTCGAGGATATCGGGGTAACGAAGGGAGGCGTTGCGGAGGATTGAGATACACTGGTCTTTCGTGAACGGTTCAAGAATTCTGTCGATGTCTTCAGGGGAGAGAACGCCGAGTGCCGGAGGAGCGGCGGCGGTAACGAGTTCGTTAGATACAGGATAAGCACCGCCGTTCTCATCAGCCTTGCGTTTCTTCGTTAGATCCATCCCAGAAACCctaggagaaagagagagagagaaagaaagtaaACCCTAGAGAGAGAATGTGATTTGGGAACTGTATAGAATGTAGCGAGTTGCCGCTTTGGAATAAAACCCTACAACTACAAGGGAGGAACTGTGTATTTATAAGATTACTAGTCTTACCCTATGCAATTTTTtgtaaattacataaatattatattaaaaattatgtttgaTATACTGCTTTTGAAGATTTAAAATATTTTAGCTAGGTTCAAGGACATTCCAAAAGACACAAACAAGGTTAGTTAACTAACAAAATATAACTTTTTTTGCGAGAAAagtgaaaattattatgtttctTTAATTAATAAGAAATACGATATGACTATTAccgagaaaaataaaaaattgataaAAACTGATATCGatttaattggtttgatttgatttgattttaatatttgtaacttacttagttttttttttttttaggaaaatcgAACCATGAATACCCCTACGTTAGACATCCTAGCTAAGAGCATACTTcaagatattttttttacataaaaGATGACACTATTCTTCAATCTACATTAATATAAAGATATTATTCCTTAGTCATGAgaatgcagaatatatatatatatattggcaaGGTGATGTAGCATCTCTTAGATACTAGGAAAGGCATTTATCTAATttctattttttgtgtttttcctcctattaaatttttaaaaaaattattaggtTTTACCTACAGCTACATGGAATGAGAAAGACATCGTATCAAACAAGTAAGGTTTAAATTGCAGCCTCACAGTAAATAAGGTAAGGAAAAATACCGTTTTAAAATTCTATATCCATAAATGTCGGCTTTTCAACTTCCAGCATTTTAAAGGTTAAACCTGCATTCACTATCTAATTTGTTGTGATCGTCCTTCACTGGTGAAGAGTGAAAAACCTTTCCATTCTTTCACattgcttttttcttttctccaatTTTTTCTTCTACATATCTTTATTGTGAGGTTGCTATGCTATTTCACCCAAAGAAATATGAGGATATTATAATTAGTTTAGTGAATTTGTTGAGTTTTGTATGTGAtggtttgttttgtttctttcttttttttaagtgAAAACTTTGCCAATCTTTTCACCCTGCTTTTATCTTTTCTCCAATtctttctaatatttttttttattgtgagGCTACTATGCTCTTTTCACCCAAAGAATTCTGATTATATTATAATAAGTTAAGTGGATTTGTTGAGTTTTGTATGTGATGGTTTGTTTTGgtattttctttttgtgtttgaTCCCCGAAATTCCCATCTTTCACATGTTTAGAATTGTAAGATTTCAATTGCCTTTGTGATACTAATCAGTGAGAATTAAACGTAAAATATTATTGTGGTATATCATTTATTTATGcttataaatatttttcttaCTTTGTCTCCTACACTCCTGAGCTTTATCTATTTTGTGGTGCATTTGAAATGATGATCAAAGAAATAATACAGTATTCATGTCTAATTCA
Proteins encoded in this window:
- the LOC107811627 gene encoding UBP1-associated protein 2C-like; the protein is MDLTKKRKADENGGAYPVSNELVTAAAPPALGVLSPEDIDRILEPFTKDQCISILRNASLRYPDILEAVRSIADADVSQRKLFVRGLGWETTTDKLKQVFSAYGELDEAIVITDKASQKSKGYGFVTFKHVDASILALKEPNKKIDGRITVTQLAAAGNSGNSQSADVALRKIYVGNVPFEITSEKLLNHFSMYGEIEEGPLGFDKQTGKAKGFAFFVYKTEEGARASLVDPVKTIDGHQVLCKLATDNKKGKPQHNMGPGGMPNTGHPTGMPGDDRVGSIPGSNYGVPVSGLGPYPGYSGGPGPGMQQPPPQPGMVAHQNPHPVGPGYGNQGPGSFTGSAGGYAGAGGYGGGAGDYSGGLGNAGYRMPQSSAGMPSSGGYPDGGSYGLQSGYPSQVPQPGGAVARVPPGGMYQGMPPYY